The following are encoded together in the Pseudoxanthomonas sp. YR558 genome:
- a CDS encoding DUF2061 domain-containing protein, protein MNKTLSFAILHFSVAFTLGYLFTGSLLVGGMLALIEPATNTVVFHFHEKVWKRIEARRAARAMPLPA, encoded by the coding sequence ATGAACAAGACCCTGAGCTTCGCGATCCTGCACTTCTCGGTGGCCTTCACCTTGGGCTACCTGTTCACTGGCAGTCTGCTGGTGGGTGGCATGCTGGCGCTGATCGAGCCGGCGACCAATACGGTGGTGTTCCACTTTCACGAGAAGGTGTGGAAGAGGATCGAAGCACGGCGTGCAGCGAGGGCGATGCCCCTGCCCGCCTGA
- the atpA gene encoding F0F1 ATP synthase subunit alpha gives MATTLNPSEISDLIKTRIEKVKLAAESRNEGTVTSVSDGIVRIFGLADVMQGEMIELPNDTFALALNLERDSVGAVVLGDYEHLREGDVAKTTGRILEVPVGPEMLGRVVNALGEPIDGKGPLGTSLTAPVERVAPGVIWRKSVDQPVQTGYKSVDAMIPIGRGQRELIIGDRQTGKTAMAIDAVINQKGTGIKCVYVAIGQKASTVANIVRKLEENGALAHTVVVAATASESAAMQYISAYSGCTMGEYFMDRGQDALIVYDDLSKQAVAYRQISLLLKRPPGREAYPGDVFYLHSRLLERAARVSEEYVEKFTEGKVTGKTGSLTALPIIETQAGDVSAFVPTNVISITDGQIFLETDLFNAGIRPAVNAGISVSRVGGAAQTKIIKKLSGGIRISLAQYRELAAFAQFASDLDEATRKQLERGQRVTELMKQKQYAPMSIALQALSIYAVNEGYLDDVPVSKILAFEDALHAHFTNTQGALVDTVNSTGNWNDEIEGAFKKGISEFKQTGTW, from the coding sequence ATGGCTACCACGCTCAACCCCTCTGAAATCAGCGACCTGATCAAGACCCGTATCGAGAAGGTCAAGCTGGCCGCGGAGTCGCGCAACGAAGGCACCGTCACCAGCGTGTCCGACGGCATCGTGCGCATCTTCGGCCTGGCCGACGTCATGCAGGGCGAAATGATCGAGCTGCCGAACGATACGTTCGCGCTGGCGCTGAACCTCGAGCGCGATTCGGTCGGCGCCGTGGTCCTGGGCGACTACGAGCACCTGCGCGAAGGCGACGTGGCCAAGACCACCGGCCGCATCCTGGAAGTGCCGGTCGGTCCGGAAATGCTCGGCCGCGTCGTGAACGCGCTGGGCGAGCCGATCGACGGCAAGGGCCCGCTGGGCACCTCGCTGACCGCGCCGGTGGAGCGCGTGGCCCCGGGCGTGATCTGGCGTAAGTCGGTCGACCAGCCGGTGCAGACCGGTTACAAGTCGGTCGACGCGATGATCCCGATCGGCCGCGGCCAGCGCGAGCTGATCATCGGCGACCGCCAGACCGGCAAGACCGCGATGGCCATCGACGCCGTGATCAACCAGAAGGGCACCGGCATCAAGTGCGTGTACGTCGCGATCGGCCAGAAGGCCTCGACCGTGGCCAATATCGTGCGCAAACTGGAAGAGAACGGCGCGCTGGCCCACACCGTGGTCGTCGCCGCTACCGCTTCCGAATCGGCCGCGATGCAGTACATCAGCGCCTACTCCGGCTGCACCATGGGCGAGTACTTCATGGACCGCGGCCAGGACGCCCTGATCGTGTACGACGACCTGTCCAAGCAGGCCGTGGCCTATCGCCAGATCTCGCTGCTGCTGAAGCGTCCGCCGGGCCGCGAAGCCTACCCGGGCGACGTGTTCTACCTGCACTCCCGCCTGCTCGAGCGCGCTGCCCGCGTGTCCGAGGAGTACGTCGAGAAGTTCACCGAAGGCAAGGTCACCGGCAAGACCGGTTCGCTGACCGCGCTGCCGATCATCGAAACGCAGGCCGGTGACGTGTCCGCGTTCGTGCCGACCAACGTGATCTCGATCACCGACGGCCAGATCTTCCTGGAAACCGACCTGTTCAACGCCGGCATCCGCCCGGCCGTGAACGCCGGTATCTCGGTGTCGCGCGTCGGTGGCGCCGCCCAGACCAAGATCATCAAGAAGCTGTCGGGCGGCATCCGCATCTCGCTCGCCCAGTACCGTGAGCTGGCCGCGTTCGCGCAGTTCGCCTCGGACCTGGACGAAGCCACCCGCAAGCAGCTGGAGCGCGGCCAGCGCGTCACCGAGCTGATGAAGCAGAAGCAGTACGCGCCGATGTCCATCGCCCTGCAGGCACTGTCCATCTACGCCGTCAACGAGGGTTACCTGGACGACGTGCCGGTCAGCAAGATCCTGGCGTTCGAAGATGCGCTGCACGCGCACTTCACCAACACCCAGGGCGCGCTGGTCGACACGGTCAACAGCACCGGCAACTGGAACGACGAGATCGAAGGCGCCTTCAAGAAGGGCATCTCCGAGTTCAAGCAGACCGGCACCTGGTAA
- the lpdA gene encoding dihydrolipoyl dehydrogenase produces the protein MANTIEVKVPDIGDYSDVPVIEILVAVGDTVKKDQGLVTLESDKATLEVPSSAAGVVKEIKVKLGDALSEGSVVAVLEAEGTVASAPAPVAPAAPAAPAPTPAVAPAAAAAVPAAAPAASGGGGLIEAKVPDIGDYDGVPVIEILVAVGDTVKKDQGLVTLESDKATMEVPSPAAGVIKEIKVKLGDSLAEGSLVAILEGEGAAAPAKTAPVASSPAAPAAPATSAPKPALGTGKPADIECRIVVIGSGPGGYTAAFRAADLGLDTVLIERYETLGGVCLNVGCIPSKALLHAAALIEEASHSEDIGISFGKPKIDLDKLRGFKQDKVVGQFTKGLAGMAKQRKVRTVTGVAKFVSPNELEIVGSDGKTQLLRFEQCIIAAGSQAVKLPNFPWDDPRVMDSTDALQLADVPKKLLVVGGGIIGLEMATVYRALGAEVTVVEFMDQLMPGADKDLVKPLADRLKKQGAVVHLKTKAAKVEASKKGITVHFESATEGQKPELETGTWDRVLVAVGRSPNGGKLDAGKAGVTVTDRGFIPVDAQMRTNVPHIFAIGDLVGQPMLAHKATHEGKLAAEVAAGEKKEWVARVIPSVAYTDPEIAWVGVTETEAKAKGLKIGVGKFPWVASARAVGIGRGEGSTKLIFDEHTHRIIGAGIVGVHAGDLISELALAIEMGAEAGDIGATIHPHPTLSESVAMAAEVYEGTITDLYIPKKK, from the coding sequence ATGGCGAACACGATCGAAGTCAAAGTCCCCGACATCGGCGATTACAGCGATGTGCCGGTCATCGAAATCCTGGTTGCCGTCGGCGACACGGTGAAGAAGGACCAGGGCCTGGTCACGCTGGAATCGGACAAGGCCACGCTGGAAGTGCCCTCGTCGGCCGCCGGCGTCGTGAAGGAAATCAAGGTCAAGCTGGGCGACGCGCTGTCCGAAGGCAGCGTCGTGGCCGTGCTGGAAGCCGAAGGCACTGTTGCCTCCGCGCCGGCACCGGTCGCCCCGGCGGCCCCTGCAGCGCCGGCCCCGACGCCGGCTGTCGCGCCTGCGGCTGCGGCTGCTGTGCCGGCCGCCGCGCCGGCCGCGTCCGGTGGCGGTGGCCTGATCGAAGCCAAAGTGCCCGACATCGGCGACTACGATGGCGTGCCGGTCATCGAAATCCTGGTCGCCGTCGGCGACACCGTGAAGAAGGACCAGGGCTTGGTCACGCTGGAGTCGGACAAGGCGACGATGGAAGTACCGTCGCCGGCCGCCGGCGTCATCAAGGAGATCAAGGTCAAGCTCGGCGACTCGCTCGCCGAAGGCAGCCTGGTCGCGATCCTGGAAGGCGAGGGCGCCGCGGCGCCTGCCAAGACCGCGCCGGTGGCTTCGTCCCCGGCAGCGCCCGCTGCCCCGGCGACCTCCGCGCCGAAGCCGGCGCTAGGCACCGGCAAGCCGGCCGACATCGAATGCCGCATCGTCGTGATCGGTTCGGGCCCGGGCGGCTACACGGCGGCGTTCCGCGCGGCCGACCTCGGCCTGGATACCGTGCTGATCGAGCGCTACGAGACGCTCGGCGGCGTCTGCCTCAACGTGGGCTGCATCCCGTCGAAGGCGCTGCTACACGCGGCCGCGCTGATCGAAGAGGCCTCGCATTCGGAGGACATCGGCATCAGCTTCGGCAAGCCGAAGATCGACCTCGACAAGCTGCGCGGCTTCAAGCAGGACAAGGTGGTCGGCCAGTTCACCAAGGGCCTGGCCGGCATGGCCAAGCAGCGCAAGGTGCGCACGGTGACCGGCGTGGCGAAGTTCGTCTCGCCGAACGAGCTCGAGATCGTCGGCAGCGACGGCAAGACGCAACTGCTGCGCTTCGAGCAATGCATCATCGCCGCCGGTTCGCAGGCGGTGAAGTTGCCGAACTTCCCGTGGGACGATCCGCGCGTGATGGATTCCACCGATGCGCTGCAGCTGGCCGACGTGCCGAAGAAGCTGCTCGTGGTCGGCGGCGGCATCATCGGCCTGGAAATGGCGACGGTGTACCGCGCGCTGGGCGCGGAGGTGACCGTGGTCGAGTTCATGGACCAGCTGATGCCGGGCGCCGACAAGGACCTGGTGAAGCCGCTGGCCGATCGCCTGAAGAAGCAGGGCGCGGTCGTGCACCTGAAGACCAAGGCCGCCAAGGTCGAGGCGTCGAAGAAGGGCATCACCGTGCACTTCGAGAGCGCCACCGAAGGCCAGAAGCCGGAACTGGAAACGGGCACGTGGGACCGCGTGCTGGTCGCCGTCGGCCGTTCTCCCAATGGCGGCAAGCTGGACGCCGGCAAAGCCGGTGTGACGGTCACCGACCGCGGCTTCATTCCGGTCGATGCGCAGATGCGCACCAACGTGCCGCATATCTTCGCCATCGGCGACCTGGTCGGCCAGCCGATGCTGGCGCACAAGGCGACGCACGAGGGCAAGCTGGCGGCGGAAGTCGCGGCCGGCGAGAAGAAGGAGTGGGTGGCGCGGGTGATCCCGTCGGTGGCCTACACCGATCCGGAAATCGCTTGGGTCGGCGTGACCGAGACCGAAGCCAAGGCCAAGGGCCTGAAGATCGGCGTGGGCAAATTCCCGTGGGTGGCGTCGGCGCGCGCCGTCGGCATCGGTCGCGGCGAGGGCTCCACCAAGCTGATCTTCGACGAACACACCCATCGCATCATCGGTGCGGGCATCGTCGGCGTGCATGCAGGCGACCTGATCAGCGAACTGGCGCTGGCGATCGAGATGGGTGCGGAAGCCGGCGACATCGGCGCAACCATCCATCCACATCCGACGCTCAGCGAATCGGTGGCGATGGCCGCTGAAGTCTACGAAGGCACGATCACCGACCTGTACATCCCGAAGAAGAAGTAA
- a CDS encoding ATP synthase subunit I produces MLNSVAAGRRLVLRAAVWQTVAVLLVALLFLLWGVPHAVSAAVGGLAIVAGALLAAWMAFGGGVLGAVSAVLRLVAGMVVKWVVVIGVLVMGAGLYKLPPLPLMAGVVAGLVAQMLAAVGKQR; encoded by the coding sequence GTGCTGAATTCCGTCGCTGCGGGCCGGCGGCTAGTGTTGCGCGCCGCCGTCTGGCAGACGGTCGCGGTATTGCTGGTCGCGCTGCTGTTCCTGCTCTGGGGCGTGCCCCACGCAGTCTCGGCGGCCGTCGGAGGGTTGGCGATCGTGGCTGGCGCGCTGCTGGCGGCCTGGATGGCCTTCGGCGGTGGCGTACTCGGGGCCGTTTCGGCGGTGCTGAGGCTGGTCGCGGGGATGGTGGTGAAGTGGGTCGTGGTGATCGGCGTGCTGGTGATGGGCGCGGGGCTGTACAAGCTGCCCCCGCTGCCCCTGATGGCAGGCGTGGTCGCCGGACTGGTGGCACAGATGCTGGCTGCGGTTGGTAAGCAGCGATAA
- a CDS encoding F0F1 ATP synthase subunit delta, translating to MSQALTVARPYARAAFATARDEGNFAAWSQALGFAAHAAADPRVAALLPNPQLLPAVAVSLLAPDGASEAFTRFLSVLADARRLPQLPEIAGLFEELRAEAEHVVKAKVTSATTLPAGELDVIKVALKKRFGREVEVETAVDASLIGGAVIDAGSVVIDGSLKGKLARLQSALTH from the coding sequence ATGAGCCAGGCCCTGACTGTCGCCCGCCCCTACGCCCGCGCCGCCTTCGCGACGGCGCGCGACGAAGGCAACTTCGCCGCCTGGTCGCAGGCGCTGGGTTTCGCCGCGCATGCCGCGGCGGACCCGCGCGTCGCCGCGCTGCTGCCGAATCCGCAGCTGCTGCCCGCGGTGGCGGTGTCGCTGCTGGCGCCCGATGGTGCCAGCGAAGCGTTCACCCGCTTCCTGAGCGTCCTCGCGGATGCCCGCCGCCTGCCGCAGCTGCCGGAAATCGCCGGCCTGTTCGAAGAGCTGCGCGCCGAGGCCGAGCATGTCGTGAAGGCGAAGGTCACCTCCGCCACGACGCTGCCCGCCGGCGAACTCGACGTGATCAAGGTCGCGCTGAAGAAGCGCTTCGGCCGCGAGGTCGAGGTGGAGACGGCGGTCGACGCGTCGCTGATCGGCGGCGCCGTGATCGATGCCGGCAGCGTGGTGATCGACGGCTCGCTGAAAGGCAAGCTGGCGCGCCTGCAGTCGGCGCTGACGCACTGA
- the atpB gene encoding F0F1 ATP synthase subunit A has translation MAGEALTPTTYIQHHLKNLTAQVGGDGPFWTINVDTFVTAVLMGLLIVFAFWLATRKATAGVPGKWQAFVEIMLEFVDKQARDTYHGTSKLVTPIAITIFFWILMMNLLKMIPADFIAKPLELLGVHYWKPVPTADVNATLGMSISVFFLMIVFAFRSKGFGGFAKEFLTAPFGKWMMPFNLILNIVEWVSKPISLAMRLFGNMFGGEIVFLLIWVLGGAGIVGMFGGAVFGLGWMLFHLLVIPLQAFIFMMLSIVYLSLSEDSH, from the coding sequence ATGGCGGGCGAGGCTCTAACTCCCACCACCTACATCCAGCACCACCTGAAGAACCTCACGGCCCAGGTGGGCGGTGATGGTCCCTTCTGGACGATCAACGTCGACACCTTCGTGACGGCCGTGCTGATGGGGCTGCTGATCGTGTTCGCGTTCTGGCTGGCGACCCGCAAGGCGACCGCCGGCGTGCCGGGCAAGTGGCAGGCCTTCGTCGAGATCATGCTCGAGTTCGTCGACAAGCAGGCCCGCGACACCTACCACGGGACCAGCAAGCTGGTGACGCCCATCGCGATCACCATCTTCTTCTGGATCCTGATGATGAACCTGCTGAAGATGATCCCGGCAGACTTCATCGCCAAGCCGCTCGAACTGCTGGGCGTGCACTACTGGAAGCCGGTCCCCACCGCCGACGTCAATGCCACCCTGGGCATGTCGATCAGCGTGTTCTTCCTGATGATCGTCTTCGCATTCCGCTCGAAGGGCTTCGGCGGCTTCGCCAAGGAGTTCCTGACGGCACCGTTCGGCAAGTGGATGATGCCGTTCAACCTGATCCTCAACATCGTCGAATGGGTCAGCAAGCCCATCTCCCTGGCGATGCGACTGTTCGGCAACATGTTCGGCGGCGAGATCGTGTTCCTGCTGATCTGGGTGCTGGGCGGCGCGGGCATTGTCGGCATGTTCGGCGGCGCGGTATTCGGCCTGGGCTGGATGCTGTTCCACCTGCTCGTCATCCCGCTGCAGGCGTTCATCTTCATGATGCTGTCGATCGTCTACCTCAGCTTGTCGGAAGACAGCCACTAA
- the atpE gene encoding F0F1 ATP synthase subunit C, translating to MESILTNLAQVQASTALAIGIMIGLAALGAGLGLAIMAGKFLESAARQPELIPVLQVRMFITAGLIDAAFIISVAVGLLFAFASPFITIFTEQLAKLAGG from the coding sequence ATGGAAAGCATCCTCACCAACCTCGCCCAGGTCCAGGCTTCGACCGCCCTCGCCATCGGCATCATGATCGGCCTGGCCGCGCTGGGCGCGGGTCTGGGTCTGGCCATCATGGCCGGCAAGTTCCTGGAATCGGCTGCCCGCCAGCCGGAGCTGATCCCGGTCCTGCAGGTCCGCATGTTCATCACCGCCGGCCTGATCGACGCCGCGTTCATCATCTCGGTCGCCGTGGGCCTGCTGTTCGCCTTTGCTAGCCCGTTCATCACGATCTTCACCGAGCAGCTGGCCAAGCTGGCCGGCGGCTGA
- a CDS encoding F0F1 ATP synthase subunit B, which produces MNINLTLFAQALAFAGLIWIIATKIWPPLLAAIEERQQKIADGLAAADRAKRDLEQAGDQVNEALKEARVKANEIIDQAHARANQIVDAAKNEAIAEANRQKELAQAEIDAAATRAREDLRKQVSALAVSGAEKLLKREIDANAHKALLDELAAEI; this is translated from the coding sequence ATGAATATCAATCTCACTCTGTTCGCCCAGGCGCTGGCCTTCGCTGGCCTGATCTGGATCATTGCGACCAAAATCTGGCCGCCGCTGCTGGCTGCCATCGAAGAGCGCCAGCAGAAGATCGCTGACGGCCTCGCCGCTGCAGACCGCGCCAAGCGCGACCTGGAGCAGGCTGGGGACCAAGTCAACGAGGCGTTGAAGGAAGCCCGCGTCAAGGCCAACGAGATCATCGATCAGGCCCATGCGCGTGCGAACCAGATCGTCGATGCGGCCAAGAACGAAGCGATCGCCGAAGCCAACCGCCAGAAAGAACTGGCGCAGGCCGAAATCGACGCCGCCGCCACGCGTGCCCGCGAGGACCTGCGCAAGCAGGTGTCCGCGCTGGCCGTCAGCGGTGCCGAGAAGCTGTTGAAGCGCGAGATCGACGCCAACGCCCACAAGGCGCTGCTCGACGAACTCGCCGCCGAAATCTGA
- the atpG gene encoding F0F1 ATP synthase subunit gamma, giving the protein MAGGREIKTKIKSVQNTRKVTRALEMVSASKIRKAQDRMKTSRPYARAMKQVIGHLAQANTDYQHPFMVERKDVKRVGFIIVSSDRGLAGGLNNNLFRKMLGEIRQWNEKGVEVDVVTIGQKASVYFRRVKVNMLASVSHLGDAPKLDQLIGVIKVMLDAYTEGSLDRVFVVYNDFVNTMTQRAAFDQLLPLPAAETQVAHHDWDYIYEPDAETVLDHVITRYIESLVYQAVLENIASEHAARMVAMKAASDNANKLIGTLQLVYNKARQAAITQEISEIVGGAAAV; this is encoded by the coding sequence ATGGCAGGCGGACGCGAAATCAAAACCAAGATCAAGAGCGTGCAGAACACCCGCAAGGTGACGCGCGCGCTCGAGATGGTCTCGGCCTCCAAGATCCGCAAGGCGCAGGACCGCATGAAGACCTCGCGCCCGTACGCGCGTGCGATGAAGCAGGTGATCGGCCACCTGGCCCAGGCCAACACCGACTACCAGCACCCCTTCATGGTGGAGCGCAAGGACGTCAAGCGCGTCGGCTTCATCATCGTGTCGTCCGACCGCGGCCTGGCCGGCGGTCTGAACAACAACCTGTTCCGCAAGATGCTCGGCGAGATCCGCCAGTGGAACGAGAAGGGTGTCGAGGTCGACGTGGTCACCATCGGCCAGAAGGCCTCGGTGTACTTCCGCCGGGTCAAGGTCAACATGCTGGCCAGCGTGTCCCACCTGGGCGATGCGCCCAAGCTGGACCAGCTGATCGGCGTGATCAAGGTGATGCTGGACGCCTACACCGAAGGCTCGCTGGACCGCGTGTTCGTCGTCTACAACGACTTCGTCAACACGATGACCCAGCGCGCGGCGTTCGACCAGCTGCTGCCGCTGCCCGCCGCGGAAACGCAGGTCGCGCACCACGACTGGGACTACATCTACGAACCCGATGCCGAGACCGTGCTCGACCACGTGATCACGCGCTACATCGAGTCGCTGGTGTACCAGGCCGTGCTGGAGAACATCGCGTCCGAGCATGCGGCGCGCATGGTGGCCATGAAGGCCGCCAGCGACAACGCCAACAAGCTCATCGGCACCCTGCAGCTGGTCTACAACAAGGCTCGCCAGGCGGCGATCACCCAGGAAATCTCCGAAATCGTCGGCGGCGCGGCGGCAGTCTGA